The segment AATACCTCGGAGCCCAGCTCCAGACCCTCACAGAGGTCCTGGACCGCGCCACCGCACGCGGCGAACTCACCACCCGCCCCGACCCGGCCACCCTCAACGCCCTGCTCGTCGGCCCCGTCTTCGCCTGGCTCTTCCTACTGTCCGAATCCCCCGGCCAACTCCCCACCCTGACGGCCACACTTCTCGACGCAACACTCGCCCTCATCAGCCCGGACCTCCCGGCACCCGAGACGAATCCGGCAGCGAACTCGTGACGTGATACAGCTCCTTGAGGACATAGGGCA is part of the Streptomyces platensis genome and harbors:
- a CDS encoding TetR-like C-terminal domain-containing protein; protein product: MIFDVLLPDQFLAVAPDLGSLRADLAAILAEIADSLTLPPQGTVPGLLADVHADPALGDRFNEKYLGAQLQTLTEVLDRATARGELTTRPDPATLNALLVGPVFAWLFLLSESPGQLPTLTATLLDATLALISPDLPAPETNPAANS